TCAACCGGTCCAATCGCGGGAACGCTGTCAGTACTCTCGGCTGCTCCGATCGCAATCCATATCTCAGCCGGGTGATTCACACGATACTTGAGCCACTTGAGCCATGGCCCGCCGCCGATCATCCCACGGCTGAACGCTCTGCTGGCCGAGGTGCGGGCCTCGATGTGCTCAAGAAACTCATTCAGGCGCGCCGTCCCCTGGTCAGGCGGCAGTTCTATGCAGTTCAGGACTATTGAACGCACCTGCTGCAACTGCGAGTTGGGCGGTCGGACGCCTACGCCCGACTCCTGCATCAGACACACCGCCGCTATGGTAACCGCCGCATCAAGCTTCGACCGCAGTATGCGCTCGACCATCTTCTTGGCAATCCGCTCGCTCGCTCCGTCAAACTCCGGCACTCGCGAGTCGACCACGTATGGGCCAAAGCCGTATGAGCGCTCGTAGGACGGCTCCTCATGCCAGTTGATCGCCAGACGCCCAAACCCTCCGCTGACACGTTCACCTAACCCTCGTTCCTCGAGTGCCAAGAGTCGGTCGGCATCCACGTTCTCTCGAAACCGCAGTTGGACCACGCTGCCCATCATCACCGCCGCTTCCTGCTGGGTCGGCAGGCCCCACTTACGGTTGAACCCTCCAATCCAACGCATTCTCACAAAAGCCTTATCCACCATCGGCGCTTGGGCAAGGCCGAGCGCTTCCGCCGTTGCCGCAGCAATGCTCCGAGCATCAGCACAGCTTTGGCCGTACTCATTCCGGAGCAGCGCGTCACTGAGAAGCGTTATCGTGGCAGTGGAATTCGGCTTCAAGGGCACAATCCTGCTATCCGCCTCAGGGACCTCCTGCCATTCCTCAGAGTCTCCGATGAGCTCCCATGTGACTCGACCATAGCCTGCGGTTCTCGATCGTCCCAGATGCGACTCGCCATTTAGTAACCCGCGAATGACATCGGCGTCCGCATCCTCATCACAAACCACCGCAGCCTCGAACACCTGACCTGGCGATAACGCCTCGTATCTGAAGACTGCGCCGGACCCCCTAACAGGCCTGCCGGCGGCCCTGTCGCGCGCTAAGTGTATGGCCAGCTCTGTTTGAGGGCTCACGAGTAGCGCATCCCGGCGATCGGGGGCGCAGAAGCTCGCTTTGGGACGTTCGGACATGTCGTCTTCGGGTTCTGTCACGGCTAGGTCGAAAACAGGCTGGGATGTATGCTTTCGAACACGCCACGAAAGCGGCATAGGCAAGGCGCGCCTGCCGCTCTTGTCAACGATATAGCCATTGAGATACCGGGTGGTGCGACCGAAGAAGACCCTCTGTACCACTGGATCAGTCGCATCTAGATCGGTAGATCCATTCCGCCTGAGGTATGCCCAGATGGCGGCACCGCGCAAGACCGTACCCGGTATGAAGTTGTAAGTAACCGAGCTATTCGGATCTCCTCCGAGACTTGACAGGATCACCGGCTGCACTAGAGTGACCGTGTAACGCAGTACTCTCACCGTGCATCACCCCTCGCCAGTCGCTCGAAATCCGCAAAATGGGCCATGGTAGTATCGACCGCTGCTTCACCAGCCCGATACTCAAGGAATCGGATTGACAGCCTGCCCTGCCCCCGATTCCTTGAGAGACCCCCCCGCCTGACCCCCAGTGCACATGCGGTTAACAGACTGAGCTGTGCATCTGACGCAACACTAGTGAATGACAGTGGCGCCAAGAACGACAGCCCTCGTGTCGCGACGCGTGTGGAGCGCAGCGTGTTGCGCTGTGGAGCTCCGGTGACTTGGTCTACCGCAGTCTGCTTCCGGATATCGGTAAGGGACTCTAGCACCTGCACTGGCGAGAGCGTGACTGCCTTGTTCGTTGGTTCGGTAATGGCTGCACGCACTGCTACGCATAGGGGAACCGGCAGCGTCGCGTCGGCAATGTGCAGGTTTCCCTCAGCGCCCGCCTGGCTTCCAGGCGTTCCGAACAGGAGAGCCGCAGCCTCGCGTGCACGTTCGATGCCCGGGCTTCCGGCGCTCTCCAGTGAATAGAGGATGTTGAAGCACTCCTCAACCAGCAGTCCCTTGACCGACCTTCCCGGGATTATCGGAAGGCCGATAACTGGATCGTGCTCAACCTCGATGTCCACTGCTCCCGTGGCCCCCTTCCCGCTTCCGAAAGCCGTGTCGCTCAGCAGTTCGATGTTCAGAAACGACTGCACTTCAGGCACCTCCTCGCGACGATCCACTCAGCGGGACGATATAGTCCATGAGCTCAATGGCATCAAAGTATCCGCACTGATCCGCGTGCCATCCGGTCTGCGCAAAATCCGGAAACTCCGGGTCAAGGTCGGGAAGGCTTCTGCCCTCTCTGTAGACAGTGAGGAACCGTCTGACTGCGTCAGGTCCGCGCATGAGGGCTCCGGCCAGATCCTTTGCTTTGCTGCGACTGCCGCTCCACTCCGGACCCTGGAATTCCGCGACGAGGCGGTCTATCACTTCCCACGATCGATAGGGGTGTATGGGATTCGAGTCCAGTGTGACAGGACGAAGGCTGAGTCTACCCGAAGCAGTCCTGTACTCTCTGTCCCTGATCTCATGAAGAACACCTACCGACCCTGCCGCTGCGACGTCCCAGTCCATGCAGGATGAGGCTTCGAGTCTCCTGTGCTCCATGCGATAGCGCTTTGCGTTTTGGCAAAGCGTTTCGGCCATATCGTAGGCCCATGCAAACGGATAGTGCGCCTTCACCATCGCGATGCCCGCACACGCCGTGAGCGGTCCACCACCGTCTGATAGATCCCTTGCCCCGAAGTGTTTGAGAAACTCTGCCGCTAAGGGAAGTGCCACTCGTGCGTCGCATACGAAAGTGAAATCATCTCCACTCAGCAGTATAGGCCTGAAGGGAAGGAGTGACTTACCGTGCATGGACTCAAGGGTTATCTTGGCCGGGGTAGCCTTGCGACAATCCGGGGCCGAAATCGCCCCTTCATGCGCCGATCGAATCAGAGTGCTGATGGTCCTGGCAAGCGCTCCATTAGCTATGCCTGTGACCTCGCGTGACAAGACACGTAGCGCCTCCGCACAGGCATCACCATCATTCTGATGCTTCATGAGAACCGACTGGAAGCGCTTTCCCACACTGTTACCGTCTATGTGCACCACGGCAAAACGGCTTGACTCTCCTACGTCCCTTCCCAGTTGGTCGAACTCAGTTGCGAAGTCGAAGCGACTGCCAAGCTCACATCCGAAGCGTACTCTCAGGGCCTGGTTGGCATCGTCGGTGGCGTTCCTCTTGGCAAGCACCTCAGCCGAGGCCTCCACTACAGTCGATGGATCCTGCCCAATCATGTCCGTCACTCCGACAGCCGCAAGCCCGGTCGACCGGCATGCAGCAGTGACTCCAAGACCCATCAATGGCGCATCTGGAGCGGTACGCTGCTTCCTGTCTGCAACATCACGGAAGGCCCTCTGAACTGCCGCAGCAAGGTTGCAGCGTCCATCGTACCCGGCAGAGCCTAGAACGACATTGAGCCCAGGAGCCCGCGTGATCACCAAGTGTGAGAGCGCGTGAGCAAAGACTGTGACCTGGGCATCATCATCGAACTCCACAACCGCATTTCCTCCGGCAGCGTATATCAGCCGAGCGCCGGGACAATCCTTCAGACTCTCCCTGACCCATTCGTCAGACGCGAGCGACACAAGACGCGAGGCTCCAATATTCTCGCGGAGCAGGTTGCCTCTGAACACATAGCTCTGAATAGAAGACACGTCCGCTACGACTACCTTCATGATCAGTCAACACCCCCTTGTCACCCCAGAATCCACTTCTTGAGTCTCTCTGGGAGGAACGCGAGATCTCTGGCGCCAAACACCTCAACAGGAGCTTGCCCTTCGGTAAGCAGATCTCTTCGGCATTCCTCCTTTACCAACTCCGGTCGATCAGACGTACACACTAGGGCGAACCGTGCTTCATCGCCACCCAGCTGAGTAGCACGCATGTGGGCTTCGAAGAGCTTCCACTTTCTGATCTTCGCCTTCTTGTCTCTTGTGCACGATACGACGAACACTTGGTATCCTCGCATTGCCACACAGTCTATCTCGAATCCCACAGACTGATCCTCTGAAAACTGGCTGTGCTGCGCCCGAATTGTCGCGTTCCACATGATGTCGTGCAGCCCGCATTCCTCGGCGATATCGCTGAAGGCCATGAATGCGCATTCTTCTAGCCATCCTCCACACAACCAAGACAGGAAGTCTCGACAATTCGAGAACCCAGCGTTTCTTGCCGCATCCGATATCCGAATATCCAAATGGGCGCCATTCACGCCATCTGGCTCGAGACCCCCCCCTCTCACCGTTCCAGTAGCCTCAGCTAAGGAATTCGCCAGAAACGGAGTGCTCGGGAAACCCATTATCATGGAACCTACTTCGTTCTCGCATGCTGACGCTTTGGCTGGCGTAGTGCTATGCGCTTGTTCGAGACGATCTA
This window of the Clostridia bacterium genome carries:
- a CDS encoding RAMP superfamily protein; translation: MQSFLNIELLSDTAFGSGKGATGAVDIEVEHDPVIGLPIIPGRSVKGLLVEECFNILYSLESAGSPGIERAREAAALLFGTPGSQAGAEGNLHIADATLPVPLCVAVRAAITEPTNKAVTLSPVQVLESLTDIRKQTAVDQVTGAPQRNTLRSTRVATRGLSFLAPLSFTSVASDAQLSLLTACALGVRRGGLSRNRGQGRLSIRFLEYRAGEAAVDTTMAHFADFERLARGDAR